One Jeotgalicoccus saudimassiliensis DNA window includes the following coding sequences:
- a CDS encoding QcrA and Rieske domain-containing protein, giving the protein MSQKVTRRQFMNYSLMGVGSFMAAGMILPMGRFAIDPLFTESSAGDMITTSVKIDDITEEPVSVDFTFEQKDGWYVSEVTDFAWVYREGNEIIALSPVCKHLGCTVSWATDSANPDRFFCPCHNGLYEKNGANVPGTPPRGPLDMFEVGESDGYLTIGAIHENELV; this is encoded by the coding sequence ATGTCGCAAAAAGTAACAAGACGCCAGTTTATGAACTACTCTTTAATGGGTGTCGGGTCGTTCATGGCGGCAGGTATGATTCTGCCAATGGGAAGATTCGCAATCGATCCACTGTTTACGGAATCGTCTGCAGGTGACATGATTACTACAAGTGTAAAAATTGATGACATCACAGAAGAACCGGTCAGTGTAGACTTCACATTCGAACAAAAAGATGGTTGGTATGTGAGTGAAGTAACCGATTTCGCTTGGGTGTATCGCGAAGGCAATGAAATTATTGCATTGTCACCGGTGTGTAAACACCTCGGCTGTACGGTTTCGTGGGCAACAGATTCCGCTAACCCGGATAGATTCTTCTGTCCATGTCACAACGGACTTTACGAAAAGAACGGTGCGAACGTACCGGGAACACCGCCTCGTGGACCGCTTGATATGTTCGAAGTCGGAGAATCAGACGGCTACCTGACAATAGGTGCTATACACGAGAATGAATTGGTATAG
- a CDS encoding DUF2487 family protein: MLYNNRDLRVLKDEIEFVDTAIVPFSNVDFDGNLLHHANNLELIQLITIQLEKQLKGRLMITPALTAVGGDHASLVQYRDQLTEYGFKNVVSLSFDNLEIEGIHNIKINSIPISDMDNEMKISIINDEVKSVIKQIIAVWNQ, encoded by the coding sequence GTGCTTTATAATAATCGCGACTTACGTGTGTTAAAAGATGAAATTGAATTTGTGGATACGGCAATCGTTCCATTTTCGAATGTGGATTTCGACGGCAATCTGCTGCACCACGCCAACAATCTGGAACTGATTCAGCTGATCACAATCCAGCTTGAAAAACAGCTGAAAGGGCGTCTGATGATCACACCGGCGCTGACAGCTGTCGGCGGCGACCATGCATCACTCGTACAATACAGAGACCAGCTGACTGAATACGGCTTTAAAAATGTTGTGAGCCTGTCTTTTGATAATCTTGAAATTGAAGGGATTCACAATATTAAAATCAACAGTATTCCGATCAGCGATATGGACAATGAAATGAAAATTTCAATCATCAATGATGAAGTTAAAAGTGTCATTAAACAAATCATCGCAGTGTGGAATCAATAA
- the qcrB gene encoding menaquinol-cytochrome c reductase cytochrome b subunit translates to MLNRIYDWIDDRIDITPIWRDVADHEVPEHVNPAYHFSAFVYCFGGLTFFITVIQILSGMFLTMYYVPDIINAWNSVYFLQQDVAAGVIVRGMHHWGASLVVVMMFLHTLRVFFTGAYKSPRELNWVVGVLLFAVMLGLAFTGYLLPWDMKALFATKVGLDIAESVPFIGEWIKTLLAGDSTIIGAQTLTRFFAIHVFFLPAALFVLMAIHFILIRRQGISGPL, encoded by the coding sequence ATGCTAAATCGTATTTATGATTGGATTGATGACAGAATTGACATCACTCCGATCTGGAGAGACGTAGCAGACCACGAAGTGCCAGAGCATGTTAACCCTGCCTATCACTTCTCAGCTTTCGTCTACTGTTTTGGGGGACTGACGTTCTTTATTACAGTGATTCAAATTTTATCTGGAATGTTTTTAACAATGTATTACGTACCGGACATTATTAATGCCTGGAACTCTGTTTACTTCCTGCAGCAGGACGTAGCAGCGGGTGTTATTGTCAGAGGTATGCACCACTGGGGTGCGAGTTTAGTAGTAGTTATGATGTTCTTACATACTCTCAGAGTATTCTTTACGGGTGCTTACAAGTCACCTCGTGAATTAAACTGGGTCGTAGGTGTTCTGTTATTCGCAGTTATGCTTGGTCTGGCATTCACAGGCTACTTACTGCCATGGGACATGAAAGCATTATTCGCTACTAAAGTAGGCTTGGATATTGCAGAAAGTGTACCGTTCATCGGTGAATGGATTAAGACACTTCTCGCGGGTGATTCGACAATTATTGGTGCTCAGACACTTACTAGGTTCTTTGCCATCCACGTATTCTTCCTGCCTGCAGCACTGTTTGTATTAATGGCAATACACTTTATTTTAATACGTAGACAAGGTATTTCAGGACCACTATAA
- the aroC gene encoding chorismate synthase codes for MRFLTSGESHGPKVNAIVEGFPSNLPVNKERMQEELFKRQGGYGRGRRMQIEKDTFEFGSGVRHGKTLGSPIMMEVNNDDFKHWVNIMGAEPITKEQEAEMKRIITKPRPGHADLVGGMKYNHRDLRNILERSSARETTARVAVGALCKELLHALDINITSRVTKIGRVTDDGAYDYAELSTKNTESSVRMISQEATKEAEAAIDAAKKAGDTLGGVVEVIVENPPVGLGSHVHYDRKLDAKIARSIVSINAFKGVEFGMGFKMAETPGSSVQDEIKFDSEDGFYRSSNNLGGFEGGMTTGMPIVVRGVMKPIPTLYKPLMSVDIETKEAFTATIERSDPCAVPAASIVAEHMVAIEVAEAILDKFPSDDFGDLKASLELYNKRLSEY; via the coding sequence ATGAGATTTTTAACTTCAGGAGAATCGCACGGCCCGAAAGTCAACGCAATTGTCGAAGGATTCCCTTCCAATTTACCAGTCAATAAAGAACGTATGCAGGAAGAGCTCTTTAAACGTCAGGGCGGCTACGGCCGCGGACGCCGCATGCAGATTGAAAAAGATACGTTCGAATTCGGTTCAGGCGTCCGCCACGGTAAAACGCTCGGCAGCCCGATTATGATGGAAGTCAACAACGATGACTTCAAACACTGGGTAAACATCATGGGTGCAGAACCGATCACAAAAGAACAGGAAGCAGAGATGAAACGCATCATTACCAAACCGCGTCCCGGTCATGCGGATCTTGTCGGCGGCATGAAATACAACCACCGCGACCTCCGCAACATTTTAGAGCGTTCTTCTGCACGTGAAACGACTGCCCGTGTCGCTGTAGGCGCACTATGTAAAGAATTACTGCACGCTCTCGACATTAATATTACATCACGCGTAACAAAAATCGGCCGGGTAACAGATGACGGTGCTTACGATTACGCGGAATTAAGTACTAAAAATACTGAATCAAGCGTCCGCATGATTTCACAGGAAGCGACTAAAGAAGCCGAAGCTGCAATCGACGCCGCGAAAAAAGCCGGAGATACACTGGGCGGTGTCGTTGAAGTCATCGTTGAAAATCCGCCGGTCGGACTCGGCTCACACGTTCATTACGACCGCAAACTCGATGCTAAAATTGCACGCAGCATCGTCAGCATCAACGCATTTAAAGGCGTTGAATTCGGAATGGGCTTTAAAATGGCCGAAACTCCCGGATCTTCAGTACAGGACGAAATCAAATTTGACTCAGAAGACGGATTCTACCGCAGCTCGAACAACCTCGGCGGTTTTGAAGGCGGGATGACGACGGGAATGCCGATCGTTGTACGCGGTGTCATGAAGCCGATACCAACGCTGTACAAGCCGTTAATGAGTGTCGATATCGAAACGAAGGAAGCATTTACCGCAACGATCGAGCGCAGTGACCCTTGTGCGGTGCCGGCAGCATCGATCGTCGCAGAACACATGGTGGCAATTGAAGTCGCAGAAGCAATTCTCGATAAGTTCCCAAGCGATGACTTCGGCGATCTGAAAGCATCACTTGAACTTTACAATAAACGTTTAAGCGAGTATTAA
- the aroA gene encoding 3-phosphoshikimate 1-carboxyvinyltransferase encodes MKHLLNGTFTGTTRVPGDKSITHRALMLGALSEGTTHISRPLISADTLRTLENMRQLGADITRDGDDFTVVSAGHSRLKSPLETLYTGNSGTTTRLITGLLAGLKNITASVEGDATIAKRPMDRVVIPLSHMGADITLKDEKYPPVNIHPAVIKPLEYEMPIASAQVKSAILFAGLFTEGKTIVHETHKSRNHSEIMMAQFGADIAVSGSTVTLTGGKDLTAVDVTVPGDISSAAFLIVLALITEGADVTIENVSLNETRSGIIDVVKHMGGNIAITEHDSTGEKFGDIRVQYTPDLKPFHIDGDIIPRLIDEIPILAVLAAFANGESTVRGAEELRFKETDRITAVISELEKFGVSFEEYKDGFKVTPGYGTVKEGELFKGYHDHRIIMMLIVMAIAVNTNIEIDDDSAIDVSFPSFVSDLEGLRKDR; translated from the coding sequence ATGAAGCATTTACTTAATGGAACATTCACAGGTACAACCCGTGTGCCGGGAGATAAGTCAATTACACACCGCGCTCTGATGCTCGGTGCACTGAGTGAAGGGACGACGCATATCAGCCGTCCTCTGATCAGTGCAGATACACTGAGAACACTCGAAAACATGCGTCAGCTCGGCGCTGACATTACAAGAGACGGGGACGATTTTACTGTTGTGTCAGCAGGACACAGCAGGCTGAAGTCTCCGCTTGAAACGCTGTATACAGGCAACAGCGGCACAACAACACGGTTAATTACAGGCCTGCTCGCAGGTCTTAAAAATATTACCGCATCGGTTGAAGGTGATGCGACAATCGCAAAACGTCCGATGGACCGCGTCGTTATACCGCTGTCACATATGGGTGCCGACATTACGCTGAAAGATGAAAAGTATCCGCCGGTGAATATTCACCCCGCAGTAATTAAGCCGCTGGAGTACGAAATGCCGATTGCATCAGCTCAGGTGAAAAGTGCAATACTGTTTGCGGGACTGTTTACTGAAGGGAAGACGATTGTGCACGAAACACACAAGTCGCGTAACCATTCGGAAATTATGATGGCGCAGTTCGGTGCCGATATTGCCGTGTCAGGTTCAACAGTGACATTAACCGGCGGCAAAGATTTAACTGCGGTCGATGTTACAGTGCCCGGAGATATTTCATCGGCTGCATTTTTAATCGTGCTGGCACTGATCACAGAAGGTGCGGATGTTACGATTGAAAATGTCTCACTGAACGAAACGCGTTCCGGTATTATCGACGTCGTGAAACATATGGGCGGCAATATCGCCATTACTGAACACGATTCGACAGGGGAAAAGTTCGGGGACATCAGAGTGCAGTACACACCTGATTTAAAACCGTTCCACATCGACGGCGATATTATTCCGCGCCTGATCGATGAAATTCCGATTCTTGCCGTTCTTGCGGCATTCGCAAACGGCGAGAGTACTGTCCGCGGGGCTGAGGAACTGCGATTTAAAGAAACCGACCGCATAACTGCAGTCATTTCCGAACTGGAAAAATTCGGCGTCTCGTTCGAAGAGTATAAAGACGGCTTTAAAGTCACACCGGGATACGGTACAGTTAAGGAAGGTGAACTGTTTAAAGGCTATCACGACCATCGCATTATTATGATGCTGATCGTAATGGCTATCGCAGTGAATACTAATATAGAAATTGATGACGACAGCGCAATAGACGTATCGTTCCCTTCATTCGTTAGCGATCTTGAGGGTTTAAGAAAGGACCGGTAA
- the ndk gene encoding nucleoside-diphosphate kinase produces MEKTFLMIKPDGVQRNLIGPIVERLENKGFKVVGAKLMQVSEDLAKTHYGEHSERPFFGELVEFITSGPVFAMVLEGENVIKTARLVVGATNPQEAAPGTIRGDFGLTVGKNIIHGSDSPESAEREINLFFDESEVLDYNLSNSAWIY; encoded by the coding sequence ATGGAAAAAACATTTCTTATGATTAAACCCGACGGTGTCCAGAGAAATCTTATCGGACCAATCGTTGAAAGATTAGAAAACAAAGGATTCAAAGTTGTTGGTGCTAAATTAATGCAGGTTTCTGAAGATCTTGCTAAAACTCACTACGGTGAACACAGCGAAAGACCTTTCTTCGGCGAGCTTGTAGAGTTCATCACATCAGGTCCTGTTTTCGCAATGGTTCTTGAAGGTGAAAACGTAATTAAAACTGCACGTCTTGTAGTTGGTGCAACTAACCCGCAGGAAGCCGCTCCGGGAACAATCCGCGGCGACTTCGGTTTAACTGTCGGCAAAAACATCATCCACGGTTCAGATTCACCTGAAAGTGCTGAAAGAGAAATCAACTTATTCTTCGATGAGTCTGAAGTATTAGATTACAACCTGTCTAATAGCGCTTGGATTTACTAA
- the aroB gene encoding 3-dehydroquinate synthase, whose amino-acid sequence MDISTAYKDNNYKIHVARDILRDRLETYTGRYESVYYIIDENVYDIYKETKLSFIKSPLVVTGGESFKYVSPLMHTMEELLASGIKRNSLIVVIGGGATGDAGGFIASIVLRGVDYIHVPTTLLAHDSAIGGKTAINSEHGKNLIGAFYRPKAVIYDLEFLDSLPESEVLSGFGEVYKHAMLNSPGLFEELVQATSDSIDVSMLPPFIIKGIETKMKIVLEDEHESGSRKFLNLGHTLAHAVEYKYKIPHGQAVMLGIIAALYISNELNGTDFNLDEHIGYMSRHGYPVNLLREMDTGEMMQLMMKDKKNHRNDYISYIVFKDKQTLEVKDINTANLEKILKALKERI is encoded by the coding sequence ATGGATATTTCGACGGCCTATAAAGATAATAATTATAAAATTCACGTTGCCCGCGACATTTTAAGAGACCGGCTGGAAACTTACACCGGCCGATACGAATCTGTATATTATATTATCGATGAGAACGTATATGATATTTACAAAGAAACAAAACTGTCATTTATAAAATCACCGCTGGTCGTCACAGGAGGAGAATCGTTTAAATACGTTTCTCCTTTAATGCACACTATGGAAGAACTGCTCGCATCCGGCATTAAGCGGAACTCGCTTATCGTCGTTATCGGCGGCGGCGCAACAGGGGATGCCGGCGGCTTTATCGCAAGTATCGTCCTCCGCGGTGTGGATTATATTCACGTACCGACGACACTGCTCGCACACGATTCGGCAATCGGCGGTAAAACGGCCATTAACTCGGAGCACGGTAAAAACCTAATCGGCGCCTTTTACCGTCCGAAAGCAGTGATTTACGATCTCGAATTTCTCGATTCACTGCCTGAATCCGAAGTTTTAAGCGGCTTCGGTGAAGTATATAAACATGCGATGCTCAACAGTCCCGGGCTGTTCGAAGAACTCGTACAGGCGACCAGTGACAGTATCGATGTATCTATGCTTCCGCCGTTTATCATCAAAGGTATTGAAACGAAGATGAAAATTGTTTTAGAAGACGAGCACGAGTCGGGGAGCCGCAAGTTTTTAAATCTCGGTCACACGCTCGCGCACGCTGTGGAATACAAGTATAAAATTCCGCACGGCCAGGCGGTCATGCTCGGTATCATCGCAGCGCTGTATATTTCAAACGAATTAAACGGCACTGACTTTAACCTGGATGAGCATATCGGTTATATGAGCCGTCACGGCTATCCGGTAAATCTGCTGAGAGAGATGGATACCGGCGAAATGATGCAGCTGATGATGAAGGATAAAAAGAACCACCGCAACGATTATATAAGCTATATTGTGTTTAAAGATAAACAGACATTAGAGGTTAAAGATATAAATACAGCAAACCTCGAAAAAATACTGAAAGCATTAAAGGAGCGCATATGA
- a CDS encoding menaquinol-cytochrome c reductase cytochrome b/c subunit codes for MKRGKGLTFVGDSRIQKYDKPKLNRDYSEFPGRTEEFFPDYLLKEWLVGAVFLIGFLCLTVAHPAPLERMADPTDTGYIPLPDWYFLFLYQILKYTYASGPFNIVGAMIIPGIAFGALLLAPWLDGKKERHWKKRPVATGMMLIAVGIIFYTTWESVAYHDWDQQAKQGQIVFSNLDAEDPVFNDLIRTNCTSCHGGELAGGSGPNLIEPELAPEMVEAFVRNGTENMPAFEGQLTDEEITAISEYVAGLELTTKDEAANTEESAE; via the coding sequence ATGAAACGCGGTAAAGGTCTCACTTTTGTCGGTGACTCACGAATTCAAAAGTATGACAAACCAAAATTAAATCGTGACTATTCAGAATTCCCTGGTCGTACAGAGGAGTTCTTTCCGGATTACCTGCTCAAAGAGTGGCTGGTAGGAGCGGTATTCTTAATAGGTTTCCTATGCTTGACTGTTGCGCACCCAGCGCCGCTCGAGCGTATGGCAGACCCAACTGATACAGGTTATATTCCATTACCTGACTGGTATTTCCTTTTCCTTTATCAGATTCTTAAATACACATACGCTTCAGGTCCGTTCAACATTGTCGGTGCCATGATTATTCCTGGTATAGCTTTCGGTGCATTATTACTTGCACCTTGGTTAGACGGCAAAAAAGAACGTCACTGGAAGAAACGTCCTGTAGCTACAGGAATGATGCTGATTGCTGTTGGTATTATTTTCTACACAACTTGGGAATCAGTAGCTTATCACGACTGGGATCAGCAGGCTAAACAAGGTCAGATTGTCTTCTCGAACTTAGATGCAGAAGACCCTGTCTTTAACGACCTGATTCGTACTAACTGTACGAGCTGTCACGGTGGTGAACTTGCCGGAGGGTCAGGCCCGAACTTAATCGAGCCGGAACTTGCACCGGAAATGGTTGAAGCTTTCGTCAGAAACGGTACAGAAAACATGCCGGCATTCGAAGGCCAGCTTACGGATGAAGAAATCACAGCGATTTCTGAGTACGTTGCAGGTCTTGAACTGACAACTAAAGATGAAGCAGCCAACACTGAAGAATCAGCAGAATAA
- a CDS encoding DUF1405 domain-containing protein, whose protein sequence is MIYNLYKLMFNRIFLVFLLVCNIVGTIYGYIWYGGQLSITPWYFYPFVPDSPTATLFLCILIILILFNKKFGLIDALAFTTLIKYGVWAVIMNIWNFIDMGFVSWIGLMLIASHAAMALMAFMFLPYIEIKPWHFYATAIWLFHNDFIDYVYMQYPKYGNLHPYASEIGYIAFWLTVIVLALLYKLAGRHNN, encoded by the coding sequence ATGATATACAACTTATATAAACTGATGTTCAATCGAATATTTCTGGTCTTCCTGCTTGTCTGCAACATTGTCGGTACAATATACGGCTACATATGGTACGGCGGCCAGCTGTCAATTACGCCGTGGTATTTCTATCCGTTCGTCCCCGACAGCCCGACAGCAACGCTGTTTTTATGCATACTGATAATATTAATTCTGTTCAATAAGAAGTTCGGCCTGATCGACGCACTCGCTTTTACGACACTGATAAAATACGGTGTCTGGGCTGTCATCATGAACATCTGGAACTTTATCGACATGGGCTTTGTCTCATGGATCGGATTAATGCTGATTGCATCGCACGCTGCGATGGCACTTATGGCATTTATGTTCCTGCCTTATATAGAAATTAAGCCGTGGCACTTTTACGCGACGGCAATATGGCTGTTTCACAATGATTTTATCGATTACGTCTATATGCAGTATCCGAAATACGGCAATCTGCACCCGTATGCATCAGAAATCGGCTACATCGCATTCTGGCTGACGGTTATTGTTCTTGCGCTTCTATACAAGCTCGCAGGCAGACATAATAATTGA
- a CDS encoding YpiB family protein, with the protein MRKTSFKKDFINYCLYNYEFKDHTAVWILNFIKSHPLITHNISFTNTSLDRKLRIAESNTNRPTLMFEKSGTVTANGETIFHELNLNKTDELYVEFIFSKNDLRYNQAKSEELVKNDEILLEDIKELENLIDEALVLKDEERFYELTDELQKLNDKRG; encoded by the coding sequence GTGAGGAAGACGAGCTTTAAAAAAGATTTTATAAATTATTGTTTATATAATTATGAATTCAAAGACCATACAGCAGTGTGGATTTTAAATTTTATAAAATCCCATCCTCTGATAACGCATAATATTTCATTTACCAATACAAGCCTCGACCGGAAACTGCGTATCGCAGAAAGCAATACGAACCGCCCGACGCTGATGTTTGAAAAAAGCGGTACGGTAACGGCAAACGGCGAGACGATATTCCACGAACTGAATCTGAACAAAACAGATGAGCTGTACGTTGAATTTATCTTTTCGAAAAACGATCTCCGCTACAATCAGGCGAAGTCCGAAGAGCTTGTAAAAAACGATGAAATTCTATTGGAAGATATTAAAGAACTCGAAAATTTAATCGATGAAGCGCTCGTGTTAAAAGACGAGGAACGCTTTTACGAGCTGACGGATGAACTCCAAAAATTAAATGATAAAAGAGGTTAG
- a CDS encoding tetratricopeptide repeat protein, with the protein MQEEILRIIDKLRQGTYPEEDLNYILNSLEQFHSEESLEALFLLGDALQQAGLDYQARQVFLHLNDNVDHDDYVISYLVDSYINESRLDDALTLINNSPETPTVLMLKSEIFQQMNLTDVAVRLLFEAKTMTDDIIIDFALAELYYSSGDLEEAIRFYEAVLNEGLEEVNGIYLSLRLADINLNLLNFDDARAYFDNVPDEAYGNEDFYKEALLEYSLKEYDRAKTLLDKVIDNEPYFINAYILLMNIYETEHNLDEALETLLGYLRENDKNALIYFHIGRLYFRQNKPDEAIENFSIATALDEDYDDAYLMLFESILKTGETDTVDEYVKHLDLNALSGESIYLLAKIEAENENDEKALKYYEDAEALIGETPEFYADFYYYLIEIGHPKKKEVLEKLMKLEPDNPEWQLDYERIAGEEDEL; encoded by the coding sequence ATGCAGGAAGAAATACTCCGTATTATAGATAAGCTCCGTCAGGGGACTTATCCGGAAGAAGATTTAAATTATATACTGAACAGTCTTGAGCAGTTCCACTCGGAAGAGTCGCTGGAAGCACTGTTTCTGCTCGGCGATGCACTGCAGCAGGCAGGCCTTGACTATCAGGCAAGACAGGTGTTTTTACATTTAAACGACAACGTTGACCACGACGATTATGTCATCAGCTATCTCGTCGATTCGTACATTAACGAATCGCGTCTTGACGATGCGCTGACACTGATCAACAACAGTCCGGAAACGCCGACTGTGCTGATGCTGAAATCTGAAATATTCCAGCAGATGAACTTAACAGACGTTGCGGTAAGACTGCTGTTTGAAGCAAAAACAATGACCGATGATATCATTATCGACTTTGCGCTTGCCGAACTTTATTACTCATCAGGAGATCTCGAAGAAGCCATCCGTTTTTACGAAGCGGTGCTGAACGAAGGTCTCGAAGAAGTAAACGGCATTTACTTAAGTCTCCGTCTTGCGGATATTAATTTAAATCTGTTAAATTTCGACGACGCCCGTGCATATTTCGATAACGTGCCGGACGAAGCATACGGAAATGAGGATTTCTACAAAGAAGCACTCCTCGAATACAGCTTAAAAGAATACGACCGTGCCAAAACACTGCTCGATAAAGTCATCGACAACGAGCCGTACTTTATCAATGCCTATATTCTTTTAATGAACATCTACGAAACAGAACACAATCTCGACGAGGCGCTTGAAACGCTGCTCGGCTACCTGCGTGAAAATGACAAGAACGCGCTGATTTACTTTCATATCGGCCGTCTGTATTTCAGGCAGAACAAGCCGGATGAAGCAATCGAGAACTTCAGTATCGCGACAGCGCTTGATGAGGATTACGACGATGCATATCTCATGCTGTTTGAAAGTATTCTGAAGACAGGCGAAACGGATACGGTTGACGAGTACGTTAAACATCTCGACCTGAACGCGCTGAGCGGGGAGTCCATTTATCTTCTTGCGAAAATAGAAGCTGAAAACGAAAATGATGAAAAAGCGCTGAAGTATTACGAAGATGCCGAAGCACTCATCGGGGAAACACCTGAGTTTTACGCTGATTTCTACTACTATCTGATAGAAATCGGCCATCCGAAGAAAAAAGAAGTGCTTGAAAAATTAATGAAACTAGAACCCGATAATCCTGAATGGCAGCTGGATTACGAGCGAATAGCAGGTGAGGAAGACGAGCTTTAA
- a CDS encoding zinc metallopeptidase, with protein sequence MYLIIYFVILMIVPMLAQMNVKSTFNKYSKVRSTSGLTGQQVAEDILRENGIYDVSVERGQGVLTDYYDPKNKKIVLSPGNFDNPSVAGTAVAAHEVGHAIQHATGYKFLNFRSALFPLAQLGSNFSYFLIIAGMILTAAQSAAGGGLGEILLWSGIGLMAFAVLFQLVTLPVEFDASRRAMNQIEELNIVNSKEYRHAKKVLNAAAMTYVAATAVAVAELLRFIMIARSSN encoded by the coding sequence TTGTATCTTATAATCTATTTTGTAATTTTAATGATTGTACCAATGCTTGCACAAATGAACGTCAAATCGACGTTTAACAAGTATTCAAAAGTACGTTCGACAAGCGGCCTTACAGGCCAGCAGGTTGCAGAAGATATCCTCCGGGAAAATGGAATTTACGATGTTTCGGTAGAACGCGGTCAGGGTGTTCTGACAGACTATTACGATCCGAAAAACAAAAAAATCGTACTCTCTCCCGGCAACTTCGACAACCCGAGCGTTGCAGGTACAGCAGTCGCTGCACACGAAGTCGGCCATGCCATCCAGCATGCAACCGGCTACAAGTTCTTAAACTTCAGATCAGCATTGTTCCCGCTCGCACAATTAGGAAGCAACTTCTCGTACTTCCTGATTATCGCAGGTATGATTCTTACAGCAGCACAAAGCGCTGCAGGCGGCGGACTTGGTGAAATTCTATTATGGTCGGGTATCGGACTGATGGCATTCGCCGTATTATTCCAGCTCGTTACACTGCCGGTTGAATTCGACGCATCAAGACGCGCAATGAATCAGATCGAAGAGTTAAACATTGTGAACAGCAAAGAATACCGCCATGCTAAAAAAGTACTGAACGCTGCAGCGATGACATACGTTGCCGCAACAGCAGTCGCAGTAGCAGAGCTGTTACGCTTTATCATGATCGCAAGAAGCTCGAACTAA